In Thunnus thynnus chromosome 11, fThuThy2.1, whole genome shotgun sequence, the following proteins share a genomic window:
- the LOC137192068 gene encoding olfactory receptor 6N2-like, whose translation MDDELNVTYITLGGHVEVDKYRYVYFLIIFTVYILIICSNSTIVYLIWTQQNLHEPMYIFIAALLVNSVLLSTAIYPKLLIDFLSEKQIISYSACLFQFHMFYSLGGSEFLLLSAMAYDRYVSICKPLQYPIIMRKSTVSIFLVLAWLLPASQVAVPVGLSANKKLCSFTLKAIFCNNTVYKLRCVVSRAQIIHDMVILLNVALLPVLFILFTYTRIFIISYRSGREVRKKAAQTCLPHLIVLINFSCLCAYDVITIQLESDFPKTVRLIMTLQIVMYHPLFNPIMYGLKMKEISKELKKLFCQAKDLIYEH comes from the coding sequence ATGGATGATGAATTAAATGTAACATATATAACTCTTGGTGGGCATGTAGAAGTGGACAAGTAcagatatgtttattttttgattatttttactgtatatattctaATAATCTGTAGTAATTCCACCATTGTGTACCTTATCTGGACACAGCAAAACCTTCATGAGCctatgtacatttttattgcaGCTTTGTTAGTCAACTCTGTTCTTTTGAGCACTGCTATCTACCCAAAGCTTTTGATTGACTTTTTGTCTGAAAAACAGATCATATCTTATTCAGCCTGTCTCTTCCAATTTCATATGTTTTACTCTTTAGGCGGTTCAGAATTTTTACTGTTGTCAGCTATGGCTTATGACAGGTATGTGTCTATATGCAAACCTCTGCAATATCCAATTATCATGAGAAAATCTACTGTCAGTATTTTCTTGGTTTTAGCTTGGCTTCTGCCTGCCTCTCAGGTTGCAGTGCCAGTTGGATTGAGTGCCAATAAAAAACTGTGTAGCTTTACTTTGAAAGCAATTTTTTGTAATAATACAGTTTACAAACTTCGATGTGTGGTCTCAAGAGCACAAATTATACACGATATGGTAATTTTGCTTAATGTTGCACTTCTCCCTGTGCTCTTCATACTTTTTACATACACAAGGATATTTATTATATCCTATCGAAGTGGTAGAGAAGTCAGGAAAAAAGCTGCACAGACCTGTTTACCCCATCTGATTGTTTTAATTAACTTCTCCTGTTTATGTGCATATGATGTCATTACAATTCAGCTGGAATCAGATTTTCCAAAAACTGTACGTTTAATAATGACATTACAAATAGTAATGTATCATCCTCTCTTTAATCCAATAATGTATGGactaaaaatgaaagaaatttcTAAAGAACTCAAGAAGTTGTTCTGTCAAGCCAAAGATCTGatatatgaacactga